The region AAACAGGTTATCAAACTGTTTTAGAATTGAACTATCATAGTAAGCGTAAATAATTCCTATCCAACGCGTTTCTGAATATTGCCTTTTTAAACTCGCAAACTCTTTTAATCTGTTTTGTACGATACCCGGATTTATTAAAACAATTGAAATACTTCTTTTAAGCATTAATGTTTCAAGTTCAGCTAAACTGTCAACATAGAAAAAAGAATAATCATATTCCGATTTTGATATGGAAGTATATAGCCCTTCATATAGTACTTTAGAAGGTTCAAGTACAACAATATTTCTTCTGAATTTATCCATTTTGTTGTACTTCAATTTTTTCAATTAACGGAATTAGTATTTTTTCTTCGATAATGGAATGAATTTTCAAGTCAAATTCCAAACCAAATAAGGTGTTTAGAAATTTTCGTTTCGTATTCAAATCGCTTTTAATTTTAATGTGTTTCAGAAATAAGTTTTTTAAATCTGTTAATTTGGTTTCTATGTCTGTATGATGATTTTTATATTCATTTGCTGAAAAAGATTTACGCTGTTGTAATTTATCTTTGTTTATAAGGCTAAAAAAATGCGGGAAGGCAACTTTATCTTCATAATTTAGATGCTCCATGACTTCCTCAAAATAGTCATTAAAAAACTGTTCAATCAATTGAAAATCTTTATTGCTATGGTTATTTTTAATTTTGGCCAGGTAGTATTTTAATTCAGGATACTTGTCTTCAATATAAAATGAATGACTCTTCTTCAAAAAAGACAATACCGGTGTAATGTCATCAATTTTTTCAATCTCATTGTCCGTTG is a window of Salinivirga cyanobacteriivorans DNA encoding:
- a CDS encoding response regulator transcription factor, giving the protein MDKFRRNIVVLEPSKVLYEGLYTSISKSEYDYSFFYVDSLAELETLMLKRSISIVLINPGIVQNRLKEFASLKRQYSETRWIGIIYAYYDSSILKQFDNLFSITEDVSKIIRIINKICNNKASAKNQNEQLTERETDVLKWLARGLSNKEIADKLNVSIHTVNTHRKNIMDKTSIRSLAGLAVYAVSKGIISLD